Within Cyanobium sp. AMD-g, the genomic segment ATTCCGGTCAGCAAGCTGGTGCAGTCGGAGATGGAGAAGCTGCTGCATCTCGAGGACGAGCTGCACACCCGGGTGATCGGCCAGGACCAGGCCGTGACGGCGGTGGCCGATGCCATCCAGCGCTCCCGGGCCGGCCTGTCGGACCCCAACCGCCCGATCGCCAGCTTCCTGTTCCTCGGCCCCACCGGCGTGGGCAAGACCGAGCTCTCCAAGGCCCTGGCCTCGCAGCTGTTCGACAGCGAGGAGGCGATGGTGCGCATCGACATGAGCGAGTACATGGAGAAGCACGCCGTGTCCCGGCTGATCGGAGCGCCTCCTGGGTATGTGGGCTACGAGGAGGGCGGCCAGCTCACCGAAGCGGTGCGGCGCCGGCCGTATGCGGTGATCCTGTTCGACGAAGTGGAGAAGGCCCACCCCGATGTGTTCAACGTGATGCTGCAGATCCTCGATGACGGCCGCGTCACCGATGGCCAGGGCCGCACGGTGGATTTCACCAACACGGTGCTGATTCTGACCAGCAACATCGGCAGCGCCTCGATCCTCGATCTGGCCGGCGATCCGGCCCGCTACGGCGAGATGGAGAAGCGGGTGAATGAGGCGCTGCGGGGCCACTTCCGCCCCGAATTCCTCAACCGCCTCGATGAATCGATCATCTTCCGCAGCCTGCGGGAGGATGAACTGCGCCAGATCGTGGCCCTGCAGGTGCAGCGGCTGACGCGGCGCCTCGAGGAGCGCAAGCTGGCCCTGAAGGTGAACAGCGACGCCCTCGACTGGCTGGCCGCCGTCGGTTACGACCCGGTGTACGGCGCCCGGCCGCTGAAGCGGGCGATCCAGCGGGAACTGGAGACGCCGATCGCCAAGGCGATCCTGGCGGGCACCTTCCCGGCCGGCAGCACGATCGCGGTGGATGTGGAGGTGGAGCGGCTGCGCTTCCGCCAGGCCGAACCGGCCGAGATCCAGGCGGTGGCGCCGGCGCTGGTGTGATCCCTGCGCCGGCGTGGGACGGATCAGCCCGTTACCAGAACGTGCGGCAGGGGAAGGCCAGCAGGGCGGGATCGGCCGTGAGCAGCACCAGCTGCTCGATCTCGGCCTGGGCTGCCAGCATCCGGTCAAATGGATCTCTGTGCGGTTGAAGGAAGGCCCCGGCTCGCAGCGCATGGGCGTCTGCCACCTCCGGCAACTTGCCACTGTGGTGTTTGATGCTCAGCTCCCAGACCGTGGTGGAGCTCACCCAGAGGCGGGACGCCGGATCTTGCAGAAGCGCCAGCACGTGGCTGTCGAGCAGGTAGGCGTCATCGGTGCTGCTGCTCTGGCTCATCGCTGGGGTCAGGGCCGCAGCGCCCCGCCATCCCAAAGGGCCAGGTCGTCGTCATCGAGGGGCCGCAACAGCCCCTCGGGATCGGCCAGCGGAGTGCCGCTGCGCAGCCGACCGGGGAGGCGCGGCGGCGGCGTGGGCTCCAAGGGCATCAACCGCGCCCAGGGCTTGCCGGCCTTGGCCACCACGATCGTTTCACCGTCATGGGCGGCATCGATCAAGCGCGACAGCTGAGTCTTGGCTTCATGGACGTTGACCAGCCGTGGCGGAGATGGTGCGTCCATGGAGCGAAACTTAGTCCATGACTAAGGAAGATTCTGGTTCCGTTTGGATCACCGCGCCGGCGCTGGCGTGACGGGCCGGCGAGCCTGTGTCGGTAGCTACCAGGCTCCCGGTCGGTTTCGAGGGATTCTGGGGCGTGGCTTGCAGGTCTGATGGCTGATTCGGGATCTGCCGGGGGTGGGGTCGACGCCCGAGACATCAAAGCCAACCCCACCGCAAACGCCAACGCCACCCCCCCTCGCCGCCGGGAGCGGGCCAAGCGGCGCGATCTGCGTTGTCCGGTGCACGCGGACACCAGCATGGTGGGCACGGGGCGGAAGTATTTCCTGCACCTGCTCACCACCGAGGAACTGAAGCAGCGGGGCCTGAGCCACAAGCGGGCCCAGCTGGTGATCCAGGCCTATCCTGTGCTGGTGCTCAGCAACGAGTGGCTGGAGCAGCTGTGGTGCCCGGAGTGCGGGCAGAGCCACTGGTGCCACATCACTCGCCACGAGCGCCATGAGCACACGGTGCGCTGGGCCTCGCGGGAGCTGTGGCAGCAGGTGGCCCACGTCGATCCGATGGTGGCCAACCCGAGCGTGAGTGAATTCAGCCGCCGGGTGGCGGGGCGGGCCGATGGCAACCGCCGTTACTGGGACAACTGATCCAGCAGGCTGAGCTGGCCGGGCAGGGGCATGGTGCCGGGGTGCACCTGCATGAGGTAATCGAGGGCCTGGAGGCGGCTGAGGCGGCGGCGACGCTTCAGCCAGGCCAGGCAGAGCAGGGGCGAGCGCTCCATCGCGGCGATGCAGTGCACGAACAGGGGGCCGCGCTGCTGCCGCATCTGGATCGCCAGCGCCAGGGCGGCCTCCAGCTCCTCAAGGGAGGGGTCACGGCCGCTGCGGTGATCGGGCAGGGGGTGGCGGTGCCAGAGGAAGCGCTGCTCGAGGCCCGCCAGCAGGGGCCATTCCTCGCTGCTGCAGAGGCTCAGCACGGCGCCGATGCCCTGGGCTTCGAGCTGGCTGAGGTGCTCGGGGCGGCGGGGGGCGGGCCCCAGGGCCAGTTCGCCATGGAGCACCCAGTCGATGCGGAAGCGGGTGGGCCCCTTGGGGTCAGGTGGCATCGACGCGGCCGAGGGGCTCAGTTGTTGTTGTTGTTGTTGTCGGCGAGCCGCAGCAGGGTGAGGACGCTGGCGATGCCGGTGAGCGGGCGGCCTACGGCATCGACGGCATCGGTGAGCCGAGCATAGTTGCTGCGAAAGACCACCACCACATCGCCATCGCGCAGGGGCGGGTTGAGCAGGGGGGAGGCGGGGGCACCGAGGTTGAGGGGCACGGCCATGCGGGTGAGGGTGCCGTTGCGGTTGATGCGGATCAGGTCAACCCGGTCGGTCTTGGCGCGCTGCACGACGCTGCCACCGGCCGCCAGCACCGCCTGCACCAGCGGGGTGTTGGGCTTCACCGTCACGGGACCGGGCCGCACCACCTCACCGATCACGTTCACGGTGATTTCCGGTGGGGCGATGACCGTGGAGGAGAGTTCGCCCAGCTCGATCACCGGCTCGGTGGCGCGGGGAATCATGACGATGTCGCCATCGAAGAGGATCGGGTTCTGCACCTGGTCGCCCTCCTGAATGAGGGTGAGCAGGTCAACCTTGGCGCGGCGGTAGCGCACCTGGTCGCCGGGGAGGCGGCGGCGCAGCACCACCTCACGGAGGTTGGCTTCACCAGTGACACCACCGGCCTTCTGGATGGCACTGACGAGGGTGGGCAGGCCGGTGATCGAGACCTCGGCCAGGCCCTTGGAGACTTCCTGGGTGCTGAGGGTGTAGACGCCAGCGCGTTCCACCTCACCCACCAGGGACACCTGGATGGGACGGGGGCGCACCAGCTGCAGGTCGAGGTCGGAACGGAGCAATTGCTTGCGGTAGAGCGCCTGCAACCAGAAGGAGGCCTGGGCCAGGGTGAGGCCGCTGAGGCGGACGATGCCGATGTAGGGAACGGTGGCGGTGCCGTCGCTGATGATCTGGATCGGACCGGAGCGATCCAGGCGGGTGCTGAGGTTGAGGAAGCGCAGCTCGAGGCCATCGCCGGGCCCGAGGATGTAGGCATCTTCCTGGGGCACGGCCGGAAGATCCTGACCTGGCTTCAGCTCAGACTGGGATCTGGCGGACGACGTTGGGCTGCCTGACTGGGCCAGAGCAGCCGAAGAGAGCAAGGTATGGGTAACGAGTACGGCCGCCAGACAGACACTCCGAAGGCGATCGGGTCGGAGCATGCGAAGGACTGGAAGACCAGGAACCAGAAGGGATTAGGCCAACGTTACCGGCGGCGGCAAGCGATCACCTGGGGGCTGGAGCGAAGCGAACCGTGGGCGTCAACACTGAGGTGCTGACCGAGGTGGCGCCGCTGTTGCGGCCGGCGTTGCCACGGGAGGGGTTGGGACCATTGCCGTTGTTGCCGCCCTGGAAGGGGCCCCGGCCGTTGCCCCGGCCGTTGCCGGCGTTCTGGGCCTCGGCGGGCAGGGGAGCCAGGACTTCAAGGGCCGTTGCCACCACAGCAGAGCCAAGGACCAGTGACAGCCCCGCTGCCAGTGGAAACGCCGTGATCGAGGGCAATTTCACAACGATTATCAGATTAGTTGTGCGTATTTTAGCCTACCCGCAACGTGGTGAACAGACGCTGCCCCGCGACGCTGACGGGACGCCGCAGTTTGTAGCCAGCGCCACCAATGATCCAACCGGACCGGCTGACCAAGGCCGCGGTTCAGAACAGTCCACGGCGGAAGTTGTCCCCCCAGCTCACGGTGAACACCCCCACCGTGCCGAAGGGGCTCTGGTTGAAGACATCGGCAGCCAGCAGGTTGATGGCGATGGGCACCTCGCGGAAGGGGGTGTAGGAAAGGTTGAGGTTGGCGCCGCGGCCACTGACACCGGCGGAGAGGCCGACATTGGGTGTGACCTCGACGCCGATCGCGCCGAAGAGCGACACGTCGCTGCCCTCGAAGTTCTCATCGAGGGCAGCGAAGTCACGGCCGCCCACGCCGAGGCTGATCTGCAGCACCTGGTTGAAGCGGAAGTTGGGCTTGCGCAACGGCAGGGCCACGGAGACCACACCGAAGCCGGTGGCGGCGGGGATGGTCTCACTGCTGGGGGCCTGCCGGTAGGCGTAGACGTCGAAGATGCCCCCGGCCACGCTCACCTGCAGGCGCGGCTGGTCGATGAGGGTGCGGGCCATCGCCACATCGAAGGAGCCGTTGGAGTTGAAGTTCTTGAAACTGGCGACGTTCCAGCGCAGCTCCACGGCGAGATTCCGCCGCTCGTTGCCGAATCCAAGGCCGGCACTGAACGCTGCGTCGAAGTCACCGTCGCTGAGATCGCGGCCCCCGCCAACACCAGCACTGGCCTGGACGTAGAAATCGCCCCAGTTGGCCACATAGGCCGAGGGCACGCCGCCGCCGAGGTTGGGGGGGGCGTAGGGCTCCAGCAGCAGGGCGGCGAGATCGTCGGGCGAGAGGGCGGGCTGGGCGGCCACGGGCTCAGGGTTGTCAACAGGGGGATCGGCCACCGTCAAGGGCGCGGGTTCGAGGTCGGCAACCCAGACCAAGCCTGGGGAGGCGGGCTCGGGGCCCGGGGTGGCGCCGCTGCCGGAGAGGGCGCTCTCGGAGACAAATGGATTGCGCGCCGGGGCCAGGGCGGGCTCCTCCTGCCAGACGAGCTGGGCGCTGGCGGCCAGCGGGGTGCAGCAGAGCAGCAACGCTGTGGCCAGGGGACAACCGCACAAGGACTGGCGAAGCATCGATCTTCGGCGCGGATACCCGGTAATTTCACGCACGATGCCAGAGGCCTTCAGGGGGTAGGGATCAGATCAGACAGTTCGCTTCGCCGGCAGGGCTGAGCAGCGGCCGGATGGAGACAACGAAACCGCTGATGTTCCCTTGTCAGCGCCCCTAGAGTGACGGCCACGCCCATGCCTCCGGCTCGGAATGCCCGCGCAGAAAGTCAATTCGCAGCATTCAGGATCAGCAGCGCAGGCAGGCCAGACACTGGTGGCGACGCCGGCAGGATTTGTGGTGGCGGAGTATCAAGGCGGCGAGGAAAAAGAGGGCAGCAACTTCGATGTGGGGGATCTGCTGCGAGTGTTCCGGCGGCGGCAGAAGCCGTTTCTGATCACCCTGGCGCTTATCACGGCGGTGATGGCGGCGCGCACCCTGCAGGAGCGCTATCTGCATCCGGTGTACGCAGGCAATTTCACACTGCTGATTTCCGATCCGGTCAACGAACCGAACGAAACCTCTGGTAGTGGGGATGCTGGGGCCCTCGCCTCACTGGCACGCAACAGCTCATCGGTGGATCTGCCCACCCTGATGCAGGTGCTGCAGAGCCCGTCAGTGCTTGATCCGGTGTTCGAGGCGCTGAAGAAGGAGGGGGTGGCTGCGAACGCCCTGCCCAGCATCAGCGTGGGGATGACGAAAGAGGTGAGCCAGGAGGCGGGGCCCTCCTTTGGGGTGGTGGCGGTCCAGGCCAGGGGCCCGGATCCCCAAGCGCTGAAGCGGGGCCTGGAGCTCACGGAGAAGGCCTATCTGGCCTGGGCCACCAGCCAGCGCCAGGAACGGCTGAGCGATGGGGTGCGCTTTCTGGAGCAGCAGGAACCGCGGCTGCGCAGCAACAGTGAACGGCTGCAGCTGAACCTGCAGCGCTTCCGGGAAGCCAACACGCTGATCCAACCCAGCGAGGAGGCCGTGGCCCTGCGGACCCAGCTTGAGCAGCTGCAGCAACGGCGGCTGGCGCAGCAGGGGGAGCGGCGCAGGCTGAATGAGCTCCGGGCCGACGTAGCCAACGGCCGACTGGCGGCCAGGGGGTTCCGCATCAATGAAGAGGGGGGCAGCCAGGGTGGGACTGGAGCTGGTGCCTCGGCCTCCGGGGGCGGTTCGGTGTCGGCCAACCTGCCGGGCCAGTCGCAGCTGGATGAACTGCAGCGACTGGAGCAGGAGATCGCCGAGGCGGAGGCCAACTTCCAACCCGGCTCGCCGGTGCTGGTGTCGTTGAAGGCGTCGCGGGCGTTGCTGCTGCCGCGGATCCAGGAGAAACAGATGCAGGCCGTGGATGCGGCCCTGCGCCAGAACGGCAATGCGATCAACACCACCCAGGTCCAGATCGGCCGTCTGGAGCGGCAGTTCCAGAGCCAACCGGAAGTGCTGCGGCAGTTCGAGAGCCTCCAGAAACGCCTGCAGATCGCCGATGGCAATCTGGAGAGCTATCTGCGGGCCCGGGAGCAATTTCAGCTGGAGATCGCCCAGCGCAGCTCCCCCTGGAAGGTGATCTCCGCCTCCCAGGTGAGTGGTGTGCCGGTGGAACCCTCCCTGGGCAGGGGACTTCTCAATGGCCTGATGTTGGGCCTGCTCGGTGGCGTCGCCGTTGCCTTCCTGCGCGAGAGGCTCGACCACGTGTTCCACAGCCCCATGGAGGTGCGGGAAGAACTGAACATGCCGCTTCTCGGCCACATGCCCTACGTGGCGTTCTTCGATGGGGTGCGGCGCGAGAAGCGCTTCCTGATCAGCGAGCTCGACCAGCAGAACTCCGGGGATGCGGGCTACCAGCGCTTCTTCTACCAGGAATCGCTGCGCAACCTGTACACGAGCCTGCGCTTTCTGAGCACCGACAAGCCGCTGCGCTCGGTGGCGATCACCAGCACGATGCCCGCGGAGGGCAAGAGCCTGCTGAACGTGCTGCTGGCCAAAACCCTCTGCGAACTGGGCCAGCGGGTGCTGCTGGTGGATGGCGACCTGCGCAAACCGCAGATCCACCACCGCCTGGGGCTCGACAACCTGCGCGGGCTGAGCAACCTGCTCACCGAGGAGGCCGCCGACTGGCGGGAGGTGGTGCAGGCGGTGCCCAACTACCCCGGCTGGAGCGTGCTCACGGCGGGCCTGCTGCCGCCCGATCCGCCGCGGCTGCTGGGCTCGGAGCGCATGGACCAGATCGTGCGGACTCTTGCCGACAGCGGCGAGTTCGATCTGATCCTTTACGACACGCCACCGGCCCTGGGCCTGGCCGATGCGGCGCTGATCGCCCAGCATCTCGATGGCATCATCCTGCTGGTGAGCCTGAACAGGGTGGATCGGGGGCTGCCGGCCCAGGCGCTGGAGCGGATCCGGGAAGCGGGGGCGCCGCTGCTGGGGGTGGTGACCAACGCCCGCCGCAAGAGCAACGAGAAGGAGCCTGGGTACGGCTACGGCTACGGCAGCTACGGCATGGGCACGGCCTACGGGTACTACAGCGGTGCGTCCGAAAGCCCGATCGCGTCGTCCAGCCGCTCACCGCTGCCGCGCGCCAAGCGGGGGCTGAAGAAACTGGGACGCTGGCTGGATCGCTAATCCATACGCGTTAGTAGGCATTGGGAGAGCGGATCTGCAGCAGGGTCTTGAGCAGGATCTTGATGTCGCTGGCGAGCGACCAGTCGCGCTGATAGTCGAGATCGGCCGCGACGCGACGGGCCATGGCCTCAAGGCTGGCGGTTTCGCCGCGGAAGCCATTCACCTGGGCCAGGCCGGTGATGCCTGGCTTGAAGAGGTGGCGCTGCATGTAGCCGGGAATCAGCTGGCGGTATTGCTCGTTGTGATCCACCGCATGGGGGCGGGGGCCCACCAGGCTCATGTGGCCCTGCAGCACGTTGAAGAACTGGGGCAGTTCATCGAGGCTCCAGCGACGCAGCACGGCCCCCACCGGGGTGATGCGCGGATCGTCGCGGGTGGCCTGGCGCAGCCCCTTCTGGTCGCCGGGCTCCAGCACCCGCATGGTGCGGAACTTGTAGATGCGGAAGCGGCTGCCGTCGAGGCCGTAGCGATCCTGGAGGAACAGGGCCGGCCCGGGGCTGGTGAGGCGAATGGCCAGGGCAATCAGCAGCAGCAGGGGGCTGAGCACCACCACGGCGGTGCCGGCGACGGCCACATCAAACGTGCGCTTGAGCTGGCGATCGAGGATCGAATCGAGCGGCTGCCAGAGATCGATGCAGGGCTGGCCGCCCACATGCTGGGCCTTGAAGTTCATGCCGGGGGCCACCCAGGTGGGGGCGTACACCACCGGAATGCAGGTGTCGCCGAAGAAGCGAATCAGGTCCTGCATCGAGAGGTCGCTGCGGGACAGGTAGCTGAAGACGATCTGGTCAACGTTATGGCTGTTCAGGTAACTACGCAGATCGGGCAGATGGCCGCCGCAGGGCGGCATGCCGGTGGGGAGGGGCTGGTCGGGGCCGGGCGGCTGGGGGCTGAACCAGGCGGCCATGCGCAGGCCCAGGTAGGGATTGGCCTGGAGCCGCTTGTGGAACTCAATGGCGGCCTCCGGCAGGCCCCAGTACAGAATGGAGCGGGCATTGCCCCCGTGGGCGCGATGCCAGCGCAGCAGTTTGCGGCCGCCCACATGCAGCAGGAACAGCACGCCCCAGCTGAGGAGGGCCCAGACGGTGACATCCAGGCGTGAATAAAACGTCGAGAGCTTGGTGAGGAAGGCCAGGGTGAGCAGTGCCCCGAGCACCAACAGCCAGCTGGTGGAGAGGCGGCGCATCAGCGCCACCAGGGTGACCTGCCGGTAACTCTGGTAGAGCTTGCCGTGGGGAAGGATCAGGGCGGTGCAGAGCCCCACCACGATCGTGCGCGCGAATCCCCGCTCGCCGTCGACCGATTCGGGGAGATGGCGGCACACCAGCAGCCAGAACAACCCCATCACCAGCAGGGGATCGGCCCAGCGCATTAACCGATGCAGGTCGCGGGCGTGGTCGCGAAGAAAACCACCCCAGGGGAATCGAATCGGTGGAGGTATCGTGACCATGGACGGGATGGGGCCCAAAAGGAGCGAAACCAGGGCAAGCTTGGCCCAGCTTTCGGGGAAGGGGAAGGGCCTTGAAGATGTTGCTCTACGGGCTGAACTATGCCCCGGAAACTGTAGGAATCGGCAAGTTCAGTGGGGATATGGCCACCTGGCTGGCGGCGCGGGGCCACCAGGTGCGGGTGATCACGGCGCCGCCCTACTTCCCGCAGTGGCGGGCCCAGGGCAACCGCTACCGGCGCGCCCACAGCGAGGGCGTGCGGGTGTGGCGCTGCCCGTTGTGGGTGCCGATCCAGCCCACGGGGCCGACCCGGTTGCTGCACCTGGCCAGCTTCGCGGTGAGCAGCCTGCCGGTGCTGCTGGCCCATCGGCGCTGGCGGCCGGATGTGGTCCTGACGGTGGCGCCGGCGTTCTTCTGCGCGCCGGGGGCGCTGCTGCTGGGGTGGCTGTGCGGCGGGCGCACCCGCACCTGGCTGCACATCCAGGATTTCGAGCTGGATGCGGCCTTCGAGCTGGGGATGCTGAAGGGGACGCTGCTGCGCCGCCTGGCGGAGGCCTGGGAGCGCGGCACCCTGGCGGGCTTTGATCGGGTCAGCACGATCAGCGGGGCGATGCGGCGTCGGGTGGTGGCGAAGGGGGTGGCCGACCACCGGGCCGTGCTGCTGCCGAACTGGGTGGACCTCGAGGCCATCCAACCCCAGGGCGAGGAGCGGCGCGCCGCCAACCCCTACCGCCGGGAGCTGGGGATCGGCGCCGAAGCGATGGTGCTGCTGTATTCGGGCTCGATGAACCGCAAGCAGGGGCTCGACATCCTGGTGGAGGTGATCCAGCAGCTGGCCGATCTGCCCCATATGGTCTGGCTGCTGGCCGGCGAGGGGCCCAACAAGGCGGAACTGGCGGCGGCGATGGCGGGCCTGCCCCAGGTGCGCTTTCTGGGGTTGCAGCCGCTGGAGCGGCTGAACGACTGGCTCAACCTGGCGGATGTGCACCTGCTGCCGCAGCGGGCGGCGGCGGCCGATCTGGTGCTGCCCTCGAAGCTGCTGGGGATCCTGGCCAGTGGCCGGCCGGTGGTGGCCAGCTCGGGGGCGGGCACGGAGCTGGGGCAGATGGCCGAGCAGGCCGGGCTGCGGGTGGAGCCCGGCGATGGGGCCGGCTTCGCGGCGGCGATCCGCCGACTGGTGGGGGATCAGCCGCTGCGGCAGCAACGGGGCCGGGCCGCGCGGCAGCTGGTGGAGCAGCGCTTCGGGCAGGAGGCGGTGCTACAGCAGCTGGAGCGGGAACTGCATCGGTGAGGTGGCTGAAACGGCTGATCACCCGTCTGCGCCTCTACTGGCTGGCAGCGCGGCTTTATGAAACCTGGCAACTGGTGGCCAAGCCCCACAACCACGGCGCCCTGGTGGCGATCTGGCACCAGGGGCGGCTGCTGCTGGTGCAGGCCAGCTACCGCCACGGCCTGGGGCTGCCGGGAGGGGGGCTGGAGCGAGGCGAAACGGCGCAGCAGGCGGCGGTGCGGGAGCTGGGCGAAGAGCTGGGGCTAAGGGTGACGCCAGACGCGCTGTTGGATCCCTGGCAGATCACCGAAATCTCGGCGCGGGGCAAGAACAGCGTGACGATCTTCACGCTGCGGGCGGCGCGGGAGCCGGCGATCCGCCTCGACGGCCTGGAGCTCGTGGCCAGCCAGTGGCTGACGCGGGAGGAGGCGCTGACGCGACCCCTCGTCAGCCATGTGCGGGAGTATCTGATTCAGACCGGCTGAGCACATCCCGTGCCACCTCACGCTCCCAGCGGCAGGTAGAGGCTGTTTGGGGTGTCGACGTAGGGCCGAAATCCGTAGCGCAGGTAGAAAATCTTGGCGTTGTCGCCCAGGGCGTCGACGATCAGGGCGTAGCCACCGACCGAACGGCGGGCTTGCAAGCAACGCTCGACGGCAAGGCCGACGAGAAGAGCACCGATGCCTTCTCCATGCCAACGCAGGTCACGAGCGAGGCGACCCATCCGAAAGCAAGGGATGGGATAGGGAGGGAGGGGACGGGCATCAGCGGGCTGGAGGTTGGAGAGGCCGACCTGTGCTGGAGCCAGGGAGTAGTAACCGGCGATCGTGCTGGGTTGGGCGGCCGGCACCAGCACCCAGGTCTGGCTGATGCCTCGGCGCATGTTCTGGTGGGCGTTTCGCTGCAAAAAGGTATCCAACATCGGTTCACCGCAGGCAAAGGCTGAGCGGTTGTGACGTTTGGGATCGAGCAGCTGCTCGTCAAACACGCTGGACGCGCGCTCCGACCTGGGTCAAGGCATGGGACATGGCCTCGTTGGGGCGGAACGGCTCGGCGAGCGCCGCGTGGAACGCTTCGTAGTCGCGACTGGAGAGGGACAGAGCCCGATTGAGCTGGATCGCCTCAGCGGCGCGCTGTTTGGCGGCACAACGAACGAATGCAGCTACCGAGATGCCTTCAATGGCGGCTGCCTGCTGAAGGAGCTGCTTGTCGGTGCTGGAAAGCTTGAGATCGAGGCGATCGGTGGTGGTCATCACAGCCAGCACGACTCGCTCAATGGTACGGCAGAAAGCAGTACCTCATGGGGCCAGAGGCCGTTCACATCCGGCCCTGCAGGCCATAGAGAACGGTGGCGGCGCTTTCCCGCAGGGCCAGGCGGTTGCTCTGGAGAGGCGGCAGGACGGGGACGGCGGGGATGGGGGTGACGGGAAGCTGCTGGCGCTGGAAGGCGCGGCTGGCGCGGGGCAGCTGCCAGGGGTCGGTGATCAGCAGGATCGCTGGCAGCTCGGCGGCGTTGTGGTGCGCACGGATCCAGGTGCTGGTGAGGCCGGCGTTCTCCCAGGTGGTGCGGGCGCAGCTGTCGCCGGCGATGCGCTGGGGCGGGACCCCCAGATCAAGTAGCCGCTGGGCGGTGGCCGGCCCATCTCCAGACACGTAGATCGCCTGGATGCGGCCCTGCTGCAGCAGGCGGGCGGCCAGCGCGGTGGAGGCCGCCGCGATCTCGGGGCTGCGGCCCACGAGCACGGCCAGGGCCGGGCCGGGGACTGGGGGCGGCGGCTGGGGCAGCTGGCTGCTGAGCCAGGCGGTGAGCGCTGCGGTGGTGAGGGGGCTGTAGACGAATGACACCAACGCCACGACCAGGCCACTGAGCAGGGCGGTGACGGGCCAGCGCAGGCCGGCGGCGGCGCAAAGCGCCAGGGCCAGCGCCGCGATCAGGGGCAACAACAGGACGGGGGTGGTGACCAGGTGGAGCAAGCTGTCCCGCAGGGAGAACCAGGCCATCGGCGCCGCTGGGCAACTGGTCCAGTCGACGCTGGGCGGGAGCATTGGGGGGAGGAGGCTGGGGAACTCAGCCTTGCAAACGCTGGGGCTGCTGCAGCTCCCGGTAGCGGCAGGCGATCTGGACGAAATAGGCGGATTTGAGCACGGCGAAGGCAAAGCCGACGGAGCCATCCCGCCAGCCGCCCATCAGAAAAAAGCTGCCGAAGAAGAACACCAGCCCTCCCCAGGGCGTGGTAACCAGGCGGTACTTGAGCCGCTGGTTGCGGCTCCAGGTGCGCACGGCCTCAGGGTCGCGCCGGGAGGCGCGCAGGCGGTGGGCTTCCCAGGCGGCGTATTCGTTGTGCTTGCGCATGTAGGAATCGATGCCGCGCAGGTCGCGGTGGTCGATCTGGTGGCGAATGAAGCCGATGGAACCGCTGACGATCGGATGTTCATGCACCTCCATGTCGCACTGAGACCAGGCGTCCTCCTCGATGCGTTCGTACTCCACCTCTCCCACACGGAAGAGCGCCAACTTGTGCAGGGGGTAGCCACCGCGCAGGCGGCGGCCCAGGAAGTAGTTGGTGTAGGTGAGCCGGTAGCCCTGGTGGGGGCTGTGGGGGAGAGCTTCCGCAATCTCCCGCTTCACCGCCGGCAAAAGGATTTCATCGGCATCGAGAAACAGCACCCAGGCGGTTGGCGGGCTGTGATGGCGCAGGAACCAGTTGCGCTTCTTGGGGAAACGGCCGTCCCAGTCGAAATGGACGACCTCCGCACCATGGCTGCGGGCCACGGCAACCGTGGCGTCAGTGCTGGCCGAATCGATCACCACCACCTGGCGGGCGAAGTCGGTGCCGATGGCCTGCAGGCATGTGGCGAGGTTGCTTTCCTCGTTTCGCACGGGGATGGCGACGGTGAGGTCCAGGGGGCGATCAGGCACGGGGGACGTCAGCAAGGAACCGAGCCGGATTGCCAGCCACAAGAGTGGCGGGCGGAACCTGTCGAGTCACCA encodes:
- a CDS encoding undecaprenyl-phosphate glucose phosphotransferase codes for the protein MVTIPPPIRFPWGGFLRDHARDLHRLMRWADPLLVMGLFWLLVCRHLPESVDGERGFARTIVVGLCTALILPHGKLYQSYRQVTLVALMRRLSTSWLLVLGALLTLAFLTKLSTFYSRLDVTVWALLSWGVLFLLHVGGRKLLRWHRAHGGNARSILYWGLPEAAIEFHKRLQANPYLGLRMAAWFSPQPPGPDQPLPTGMPPCGGHLPDLRSYLNSHNVDQIVFSYLSRSDLSMQDLIRFFGDTCIPVVYAPTWVAPGMNFKAQHVGGQPCIDLWQPLDSILDRQLKRTFDVAVAGTAVVVLSPLLLLIALAIRLTSPGPALFLQDRYGLDGSRFRIYKFRTMRVLEPGDQKGLRQATRDDPRITPVGAVLRRWSLDELPQFFNVLQGHMSLVGPRPHAVDHNEQYRQLIPGYMQRHLFKPGITGLAQVNGFRGETASLEAMARRVAADLDYQRDWSLASDIKILLKTLLQIRSPNAY
- a CDS encoding dual specificity protein phosphatase family protein, producing the protein MPPDPKGPTRFRIDWVLHGELALGPAPRRPEHLSQLEAQGIGAVLSLCSSEEWPLLAGLEQRFLWHRHPLPDHRSGRDPSLEELEAALALAIQMRQQRGPLFVHCIAAMERSPLLCLAWLKRRRRLSRLQALDYLMQVHPGTMPLPGQLSLLDQLSQ
- a CDS encoding type II toxin-antitoxin system Phd/YefM family antitoxin — its product is MDAPSPPRLVNVHEAKTQLSRLIDAAHDGETIVVAKAGKPWARLMPLEPTPPPRLPGRLRSGTPLADPEGLLRPLDDDDLALWDGGALRP
- a CDS encoding polysaccharide biosynthesis tyrosine autokinase, producing MATPAGFVVAEYQGGEEKEGSNFDVGDLLRVFRRRQKPFLITLALITAVMAARTLQERYLHPVYAGNFTLLISDPVNEPNETSGSGDAGALASLARNSSSVDLPTLMQVLQSPSVLDPVFEALKKEGVAANALPSISVGMTKEVSQEAGPSFGVVAVQARGPDPQALKRGLELTEKAYLAWATSQRQERLSDGVRFLEQQEPRLRSNSERLQLNLQRFREANTLIQPSEEAVALRTQLEQLQQRRLAQQGERRRLNELRADVANGRLAARGFRINEEGGSQGGTGAGASASGGGSVSANLPGQSQLDELQRLEQEIAEAEANFQPGSPVLVSLKASRALLLPRIQEKQMQAVDAALRQNGNAINTTQVQIGRLERQFQSQPEVLRQFESLQKRLQIADGNLESYLRAREQFQLEIAQRSSPWKVISASQVSGVPVEPSLGRGLLNGLMLGLLGGVAVAFLRERLDHVFHSPMEVREELNMPLLGHMPYVAFFDGVRREKRFLISELDQQNSGDAGYQRFFYQESLRNLYTSLRFLSTDKPLRSVAITSTMPAEGKSLLNVLLAKTLCELGQRVLLVDGDLRKPQIHHRLGLDNLRGLSNLLTEEAADWREVVQAVPNYPGWSVLTAGLLPPDPPRLLGSERMDQIVRTLADSGEFDLILYDTPPALGLADAALIAQHLDGIILLVSLNRVDRGLPAQALERIREAGAPLLGVVTNARRKSNEKEPGYGYGYGSYGMGTAYGYYSGASESPIASSSRSPLPRAKRGLKKLGRWLDR
- a CDS encoding SLBB domain-containing protein, whose protein sequence is MPQEDAYILGPGDGLELRFLNLSTRLDRSGPIQIISDGTATVPYIGIVRLSGLTLAQASFWLQALYRKQLLRSDLDLQLVRPRPIQVSLVGEVERAGVYTLSTQEVSKGLAEVSITGLPTLVSAIQKAGGVTGEANLREVVLRRRLPGDQVRYRRAKVDLLTLIQEGDQVQNPILFDGDIVMIPRATEPVIELGELSSTVIAPPEITVNVIGEVVRPGPVTVKPNTPLVQAVLAAGGSVVQRAKTDRVDLIRINRNGTLTRMAVPLNLGAPASPLLNPPLRDGDVVVVFRSNYARLTDAVDAVGRPLTGIASVLTLLRLADNNNNNN
- a CDS encoding type II toxin-antitoxin system VapC family toxin codes for the protein MSQSSSTDDAYLLDSHVLALLQDPASRLWVSSTTVWELSIKHHSGKLPEVADAHALRAGAFLQPHRDPFDRMLAAQAEIEQLVLLTADPALLAFPCRTFW